A part of Methanobacterium bryantii genomic DNA contains:
- the aroA gene encoding 3-phosphoshikimate 1-carboxyvinyltransferase, whose translation MELEIQKTDKIEGVIKAPPSKSYTHRAIIISSLAEGKSILNDPLYSEDTLASLNACRALGCEIKKENDRCIVNGTGGVLETPEDVVDLKNSGTTLRIMTSVSALASNYTVLTGDSSLRTRPMQDLLDALKNLGVTAFSSRGNGKPPICIKGGFKGGKTGIKGDVSSQFISSLLIASPYAQNSVDINVDGDFISKPYVDMTTDIMEKFGVSLDYNKKQGSFHIDPQTYKSRDYTVEGDYSSVSYIIGAAAALNGKVTVRNVFKDSKQGDKQILDIVKDMGAEVKVKKDEVTIIGQGELNGTHVNLENAPDLLPTVAALGAVSNGVTTIGNVEHARFKETDRIHTCALELSKLGVKVTEKKDGLVIKGGAKGGIVKSHGDHRLVMALSLVGLKTGGLTIENASVYDVSFPNFPEAMKRLGCNIKTK comes from the coding sequence ATGGAACTGGAAATTCAAAAAACTGATAAGATTGAAGGGGTTATAAAAGCTCCTCCTTCCAAAAGTTACACCCACAGGGCTATTATAATTTCATCACTTGCAGAGGGGAAATCTATACTCAATGACCCCCTGTACTCTGAGGACACACTTGCATCTTTAAATGCATGCCGGGCACTTGGATGCGAAATTAAAAAAGAAAATGACAGATGCATCGTTAATGGTACTGGAGGAGTTTTAGAAACACCAGAAGATGTTGTAGACCTTAAAAATTCAGGGACAACACTTAGAATAATGACCAGCGTCTCGGCTCTTGCTTCAAATTATACTGTTTTAACAGGCGACAGCTCACTTAGAACAAGGCCCATGCAGGATTTATTAGATGCCCTTAAAAATCTGGGAGTTACGGCATTTTCATCTCGAGGAAATGGGAAACCACCAATATGTATCAAAGGAGGGTTTAAAGGAGGCAAAACAGGTATAAAAGGTGATGTAAGCTCTCAGTTTATTTCATCTCTTCTTATCGCATCTCCCTATGCCCAGAATTCTGTTGATATTAACGTGGATGGTGATTTCATTTCCAAACCTTATGTAGATATGACAACAGACATCATGGAGAAATTTGGAGTTAGCCTGGACTACAACAAAAAACAGGGATCATTCCATATAGATCCCCAAACCTACAAAAGCAGGGATTATACAGTTGAAGGAGATTATTCCTCAGTTTCTTATATAATAGGAGCGGCCGCAGCACTTAACGGTAAAGTTACGGTGAGAAATGTTTTTAAAGACTCAAAACAGGGCGATAAACAAATATTAGATATTGTCAAGGATATGGGTGCTGAAGTTAAAGTTAAAAAAGATGAAGTTACAATAATTGGACAGGGAGAACTTAACGGTACGCATGTAAACCTGGAAAATGCTCCAGATCTGCTGCCCACTGTAGCAGCACTTGGAGCCGTATCAAACGGCGTTACAACTATTGGGAATGTAGAACACGCCCGTTTTAAGGAAACAGACAGGATTCATACCTGTGCCCTTGAACTCTCAAAACTTGGCGTAAAGGTTACAGAAAAAAAAGATGGGCTTGTAATTAAAGGAGGAGCTAAAGGGGGAATAGTTAAATCTCATGGAGACCACCGCCTTGTGATGGCGCTCTCGCTTGTTGGATTAAAAACAGGTGGTTTAACCATAGAAAACGCGTCAGTTTATGATGTATCGTTCCCTAATTTCCCAGAGGCTATGAAAAGACTTGGATGTAATATAAAAACAAAATAG
- a CDS encoding GTP-binding protein, with the protein MDMTRKKVTKIVILGSADSGKTTVIETLLNRREEKVTKIECNGTTVSLDYGNTVINGEKVHIFGTPGQERFKFMREILTTNLSGAIVVVDNSVGVTDMDIRILETLNSGNIPYVIFVNKQDIAPGDLESEYIKPHTPLIPTTATTGEGIQEGLEVLLNLV; encoded by the coding sequence ATGGACATGACAAGAAAAAAAGTAACCAAAATCGTAATCCTTGGGTCAGCTGATTCAGGAAAAACAACTGTTATAGAAACTCTTTTAAATAGAAGAGAAGAAAAAGTAACCAAAATAGAATGTAACGGTACAACAGTTTCACTTGATTACGGAAACACTGTTATTAACGGTGAAAAAGTCCATATTTTCGGCACTCCAGGTCAGGAAAGGTTCAAATTCATGCGGGAAATATTAACTACCAATTTAAGCGGTGCAATTGTAGTAGTTGATAATTCTGTAGGCGTCACAGACATGGATATCAGAATACTGGAAACACTAAACAGTGGAAACATTCCATATGTAATTTTTGTAAATAAACAGGATATTGCTCCTGGAGATCTTGAATCCGAATATATAAAACCCCATACTCCACTAATTCCAACCACTGCAACAACAGGAGAAGGAATTCAAGAAGGATTAGAAGTTCTCTTAAACTTAGTATAA
- a CDS encoding exonuclease V translates to MYSIILGPSTIASQFWCEMAVDLRRQYGEVQTPEKEKGSEIHKDRFLEILEEIVVEIKTPADKLHSNVHNMNVELDLYQKEGLTRELPILSKFRNALIKGIIDEIKVVEEVEGLKTHKRTQIIEMKTRKSQNPPSSQQIIKDKMQGMIYWYVLNAMINGKTEMGDFWSAYGVDLIEPDFNEIILSEEYMESLQIPENEQKEVGTLLGIGTLITEVIQKFKELPELSKTIEIIYINQKTLTEVHREKYRFDERFFTRGMEWALEYWSGKRSPTSVGEANNWKCNFCGYYTLCPAIHKKWKQGD, encoded by the coding sequence ATGTATTCAATTATTTTAGGACCATCAACCATCGCAAGCCAGTTCTGGTGTGAAATGGCAGTGGACTTGAGGCGTCAGTATGGTGAAGTTCAAACACCCGAGAAAGAAAAAGGCAGCGAAATTCATAAAGACAGATTTCTCGAGATTTTAGAAGAAATAGTGGTTGAAATAAAGACTCCTGCCGATAAACTTCATTCTAATGTTCATAACATGAATGTAGAACTTGATCTATACCAGAAAGAAGGTTTAACCCGTGAACTACCTATTTTATCTAAATTTAGAAATGCGCTGATAAAAGGTATTATTGACGAGATTAAAGTTGTAGAAGAAGTTGAAGGCCTAAAAACACATAAAAGAACTCAAATAATTGAGATGAAGACTCGAAAAAGCCAGAATCCACCATCATCCCAGCAGATAATTAAAGATAAAATGCAGGGCATGATTTACTGGTACGTGCTCAACGCCATGATAAATGGAAAGACTGAAATGGGAGATTTCTGGTCTGCTTACGGTGTTGATTTAATTGAACCTGATTTTAATGAAATTATTTTAAGTGAGGAATATATGGAAAGCCTTCAAATTCCTGAAAATGAACAAAAAGAAGTTGGTACCTTACTGGGGATTGGAACACTTATAACTGAAGTTATCCAGAAATTTAAAGAACTCCCAGAACTATCTAAAACCATAGAAATTATTTATATAAATCAAAAAACACTTACAGAAGTCCACAGGGAAAAATACAGGTTCGACGAAAGGTTTTTTACCCGCGGAATGGAATGGGCACTTGAGTACTGGTCTGGAAAACGGAGCCCTACCTCTGTTGGAGAAGCAAACAACTGGAAATGCAACTTCTGCGGCTATTACACTCTCTGCCCTGCTATCCACAAGAAATGGAAACAAGGTGATTGA
- a CDS encoding endonuclease III domain-containing protein: MKIKEIMDRLHKYVKIPVKNPNPFRVLITTILSQRTRDENTDEAAATLFAVYKTPEQIANAPTEEVEKLIKKAGFFRVKTKRVKEVSRIIHEDYKDVVPDDINELLALPGVGRKTANCVLVYGFRLNAIPVDVHVHRISNRLGLVETKSPEETEMELMKIVPEDYWLDLNESFVRFGQDICRPIGPKHEECPINDLCDFYRDMKK, encoded by the coding sequence ATGAAAATCAAAGAAATAATGGACAGGCTTCATAAATACGTTAAAATACCTGTGAAAAATCCAAATCCATTCAGGGTCCTGATTACAACTATTTTATCCCAGAGAACACGGGATGAAAATACAGATGAAGCAGCAGCTACCCTTTTTGCAGTATACAAAACACCAGAACAAATCGCCAACGCTCCCACTGAAGAAGTAGAAAAATTGATCAAAAAAGCAGGTTTTTTCAGAGTAAAAACAAAACGGGTAAAGGAAGTTTCAAGAATAATCCATGAAGACTACAAAGATGTCGTTCCTGATGATATAAATGAACTTCTGGCTCTTCCAGGAGTGGGAAGGAAAACAGCAAACTGTGTTCTAGTTTATGGGTTTAGATTAAATGCAATTCCCGTAGATGTACATGTACATCGGATATCAAACCGGTTAGGGCTTGTAGAAACAAAATCTCCAGAAGAAACTGAAATGGAGCTCATGAAAATTGTTCCTGAAGACTACTGGCTTGATTTAAATGAGAGTTTTGTGAGGTTTGGGCAGGATATCTGCAGACCTATTGGCCCTAAGCATGAAGAGTGTCCGATTAATGACCTGTGTGATTTTTACAGGGATATGAAGAAGTAA
- a CDS encoding FxLYD domain-containing protein: MYIASFTLIVLTLAGALSMVNVNDYFTKSNAYENTAQTIDPHDDIKILNEQMVLTGLDKYVINGQAQNTGQYKLRYVSITVNFYDKRGHLLYSSFDAKSYINPGETWNFEVPYRKSGTPYSYSVKVGPTLLK, from the coding sequence ATGTACATTGCATCATTCACGTTAATCGTTCTTACTTTAGCTGGCGCCTTGAGTATGGTTAATGTAAACGATTATTTTACCAAAAGCAATGCCTATGAAAATACTGCACAAACAATTGACCCCCACGATGATATAAAAATTTTAAATGAACAGATGGTACTAACTGGGCTAGATAAATATGTTATCAACGGGCAGGCACAAAATACAGGGCAGTACAAACTGAGATATGTTTCTATAACCGTCAATTTTTATGATAAACGCGGACATTTATTATATTCCAGTTTTGATGCTAAAAGCTACATTAATCCAGGTGAAACATGGAATTTTGAAGTTCCCTATCGAAAATCAGGTACGCCCTATTCTTACAGCGTAAAAGTTGGGCCAACTTTACTTAAATAA